One segment of Panicum virgatum strain AP13 chromosome 3K, P.virgatum_v5, whole genome shotgun sequence DNA contains the following:
- the LOC120701214 gene encoding uncharacterized protein LOC120701214, whose amino-acid sequence MQCDVGHVLCSPCRDRLKDKRRCHVCRGRTTGGFRRCHAMESVVESARVACPNAAYGCTASRPTASSAHTRPGGAPATPAVSSSAGWRCSWSTSPTPASTGGRAPPGSGPARCRAASASRTASTWSARLDNDHGRADRQCLFLMDVVRQPQSRAVSVLLHPRAAAVDDQRPCCLKKMTCELITNSMDDWLQTKFVVTCADLSGGRRHNPDERFQVVVPDCVLDNGENAPISVEFCIQRFP is encoded by the coding sequence ATGCAGTGTGACGTGGGGCATGTACTGTGCTCGCCGTGCCGTGACAGGCTCAAGGACAAGCGCAGGTGCCATGTGTGCCGTGGCCGCACCACCGGTGGCTTCCGCCGGTGCCACGCCATGGAAAGCGTGGTGGAGTCCGCCCGCGTCGCGTGCCCGAACGCGGCCTACGGCTGCACGGCCAGCAGGCCCACCGCCAGCAGTGCCCACACGCGCCCTGGCGGAGCCCCGGCGACGCCTGCAGTTTCGTCGTCGGCCGGATGGAGGTGCTCCTGGTCCacctcgccgacgccggcgtCCACGGGTGGCCGTGCTCCGCCAGGGTCAGGACCTGCGAGATGTCGAGCCGCATCCGCCTCAAGGACGGCTTCAACTTGGTCCGCGCGCCTCGACAACGACCATGGCAGGGCCGACAGGCAGTGCCTGTTCCTGATGGACGTGGTGCGCCAGCCGCAGAGCCGCGCCGTCTCCGTGCTCCTccacccccgcgccgccgccgtcgacgaccaGCGCCCGTGCTGCTTGAAGAAGATGACTTGCGAGCTCATCACCAACTCTATGGACGACTGGCTGCAGACCAAGTTCGTGGTAACGTGCGCGGATCtctccggcgggcggcggcacaaCCCGGACGAGCGGTTCCAGGTCGTCGTGCCGGATTGCGTTCTTGATAACGGCGAGAATGCTCCTATCAGCGTTGAGTTCTGCATTCAAAGATTCCCTTGA
- the LOC120697465 gene encoding uncharacterized protein LOC120697465 — translation MKTSDDDACVLTQLAMEVVLRMRFCGHCSAKLADYSISVKMRLFMSLLPSCRQDVALCIRSFGRKVQCPPSTVMLNGGEAARKSFVERCILIYHAKRIAYLECLSNPSTNLNVYVDSNLYVVFWLNTLIWISTWLFDLHHDLSLYTHFVCVEKVNCRNNARVFN, via the exons ATGAAgacaagtgatgatgatgcttgtGTGCTGACGCAG TTAGCCATGGAAGTGGTTCTGCGAATGAGATTTTGTGGCCATTGTTCTGCCAAGCTTGCTGATTATTCCATTTCAGTAAAGATGAGGTTATTCATGAGTCTATTGCCAAGCTGCCGGCAGGATGTAGCTCTGTGTATCAG GTCTTTTGGACGGAAAGTACAATGTCCTCCCTCAACAGTCATGCTGAATGGTGGGGAAGCAGCGAGGAAGTCATTTGTAGAAAGATGCATTCTCATCTATCATGCCAAACGTATCGCTTATCTAGAATGCCTTAGCAATCCTAGCACAAATCTAAATGTCTATGTCGATAGCAATCTCTATGTTGTATTTTGGTTGAATACTTTGATATGGATATCTACTTGGTTGTTTGATTTGCATCATGATTTGTCTCTGTATACTCATTTTGTTTGCGTTGAAAAAGTCAACTGCCGTAACAACGCACGGGTGTTCAACTAG
- the LOC120697467 gene encoding disease resistance protein Pik-2-like isoform X8 encodes MELVTGAMGSLLPKLGELLKEEYGLQKGVRKKIQSLSRELEAAHAVLRKIGDVPPEELDELVRLWARDVREASYDMEDIVDTFLVRVDDGTDSADAHRLRRLRKKVGGLFKKSKARRKISCLIQDITQKLEEVAARRGRYTADSIVAKPAAATTIDPRILNLYKRATQLVGMEGPKDELISMLSLGDDVDVPDKKMKIVSVVGFGGLGKTTLAKAVYDHIKLHFERGAFVPVGRNPDVKKVLRDILIDLDKGKYANSDLMVLDEKQLIDELEEFVKEKRCFIVIDDIWDKESWNLIRCALQDSNCGSRVVVTTRISEVAAHADEVYKIQPLSSENSEKLLYERIADGKGKCFDSPSVEACERILKKCGGVPLAIITIASLLASKPWEDWSEVYNSIGFGHGGNDEVENTRKILLFSYYDLPSHLKPCLLYLSIFSEDQGIEIYSLIWKWIAEGFVHEEQAAGIGLYELGERYFNELINRSMIQPVEMYVKGYVEGCRLHDMVFDLVRSLSSQENFVTVLDGDDERLKLPGSIARRLVLQRIKEHSGGQLLANIAVDKVRSFIASECNFSSSASCPRTPVLRVLDMQNCYTAEKIHEGMLERLGSLLHLRYLRLGAPSTSVSNIELPREVRYLKFLQTLDLWEFGINELPEEVGLLTQLVCLRLNLETRVPAGLIGKLTLLQELVWFPTNVDANVARTMQFVKELGMLRELGVLWTQINVTSESMERALLESLGNLHNIRMMHINGSTPQNGNSATSHEGFITCRHLQYLHLNCFVFSRLPKWIKSSLAPNLSYLYVRVQVVKGQDIETLARLPELRSLTLKSCDETEIVNIKIPCTSQDVGYYFRKLRILKIHGAPIWFDLGGCDCHTSVVAPATMPSLESLEFKVCVRLLKDAALHSFDKLLGFESLGRTSLQVVTVTVNCKGARILDVDDVEDALERTAAVHPKRPNLRTTWQEEEMLSPYQEARMDVSRTPDFVMKAWKSADIIDSGHIRALRILQDPEASSTKVLRLLYAIKGKCLLTLSSNAILKLWKWGPSEKNSRGKPATSVPPLLWQPEEGILMKNDTTEANPREAAGCIALCKNEWRIISSSGGKVSLFNANKFKVITTFMAPPPSTTFLTVHPQDDNIIAIGMEDSSIQIYDTNNNEVQRVLMGHQKKVTGLTFSQSKNVLVSSGADAQLCIWSTDNWENKKSRYIRPPSSGSALVGDIMVQFHYNQTHLLVVHESQLAIYDGKLECLHSWSPRDALPSPISRAVYSSDGLMVYAGFCDGAIGIFEAESLRLQCRIAPSAYIPSSVPSGDETVYPMDVAANPWYPNQIAVGMSDGAIHVLEPLLED; translated from the exons ATGGAGCTGGTGACGGGTGCGATGGGGAGCCTGCTTCCCAAGCTGGGGGAGCTGCTCAAGGAGGAGTACGGCCTGCAGAAGGGCGTGAGGAAGAAGATCCAGTCCCTCTCCCGGGAGCTCGAGGCCGCGCACGCCGTCCTCCGCAAGATCGGCGACGTGCCACCGGAGGAGCTCGACGAGCTGGTCAGGCTCTGGGCGCGCGATGTCAGGGAGGCATCCTACGACATGGAGGACATCGTCGACACGTTCCTGGTGCGCGTCGATGACGGCACCGATTCTGCCGACGCACACAGGCTCAGGCGCCTCCGCAAGAAGGTGGGCGGCCTCTTCAAGAAGAGCAAGGCTCGCCGAAAGATCTCTTGCCTGATCCAGGACATCACCCAGAAGCTCGAGGAGGTGGCAGCAAGGCGTGGCAGGTACACGGCTGACAGCATCGTCGCTAAGCCTGCAGCTGCCACGACCATCGATCCTCGAATTCTTAATCTGTACAAACGGGCAACACAGCTTGTTGGCATGGAGGGGCCAAAGGATGAGCTCATAAGCATGCTGTCCCTAGGAGATGATGTTGATGTGCCCGATAAGAAGATGAAGATTGTTTCTGTCGTTGGATTCGGAGGATTGGGCAAGACCACCCTTGCCAAAGCTGTCTACGACCACATTAAACTGCATTTTGAGCGTGGCGCATTTGTTCCAGTGGGTCGAAACCCTGACGTGAAGAAAGTTCTTAGAGACATTCTAATTGATCTTGATAAGGGGAAGTATGCCAATTCAGATTTGATGGTGTTGGATGAAAAGCAGCTAATTGATGAACTTGAGGAGTTCGTCAAGGAAAAGAG GTGCTTCATTGTTATTGATGACATATGGGACAAGGAATCATGGAATTTAATCAGATGTGCACTTCAAGATAGTAATTGTGGAAGTAGAGTAGTGGTGACTACTCGAATTTCTGAAGTGGCTGCACATGCAGACGAAGTTTACAAAATACAACCACTTTCTAGTGAGAACTCTGAAAAATTATTGTATGAAAGAATAGCTGATGGTAAAGGGAAGTGTTTTGATAGTCCATCTGTTGAGGCATGTGAAAGAATTTTAAAGAAATGTGGTGGTGTGCCATTAGCAATCATTACAATAGCCAGTTTGTTAGCCAGTAAACCATGGGAGGACTGGTCTGAGGTCTACAACTCTATTGGTTTTGGGCATGGAGGCAACGATGAggtagaaaatactagaaagaTATTGTTGTTTAGCTATTATGATCTGCCATCACATCTAAAGCCTTGCTTATTATACCTAAGCATATTTTCAGAAGATCAAGGGATAGAGATATATAGTTTGATATGGAAGTGGATAGCTGAAGGTTTCGTCCATGAGGAACAAGCAGCAGGCATCGGATTATATGAGCTCggtgagaggtacttcaatgaGTTGATAAACAGAAGCATGATCCAACCAGTGGAGATGTATGTTAAAGGGTATGTAGAGGGTTGCCGTCTTCACGATATGGTTTTTGATTTGGTCCGTTCATTATCGAGCCAAGAAAATTTTGTCACTGTATTGGACGGTGATGACGAGCGACTGAAACTTCCGGGAAGCATTGCTCGCAGGCTAGTCTTGCAGCGTATCAAAGAGCACAGCGGCGGTCAACTACTAGCTAATATCGCTGTGGATAAAGTCAGATCTTTTATTGCCAGTGAGTGCAATTTTAGCTCGTCAGCATCATGCCCACGCACTCCAGTTTTGCGTGTATTAGATATGCAAAATTGTTATACTGCAGAAAAGATACACGAAGGTATGCTGGAGCGTCTTGGGAGTTTACTTCACCTGAGGTACCTCCGTCTAGGAGCACCATCAACTTCAGTTAGTAATATCGAACTGCCTAGGGAAGTGAGATATCTCAAGTTTCTGCAGACACTGGATTTGTGGGAATTCGGCATAAATGAGCTGCCCGAGGAGGTGGGACTGCTGACACAACTGGTTTGCCTACGTCTTAATTTAGAAACAAGGGTTCCCGCTGGTTTGATCGGTAAATTGACCTTGTTGCAAGAGCTGGTATGGTTTCCTACTAATGTTGATGCTAATGTTGCTAGAACAATGCAGTTTGTGAAGGAGCTGGGCATGCTTAGGGAACTGGGGGTTCTCTGGACTCAGATTAATGTTACGAGCGAGAGCATGGAGAGAGCTTTGCTGGAGTCCCTAGGAAATCTGCACAATATTCGAATGATGCATATTAACGGCTCAACGCCACAAAATGGTAACAGCGCGACGAGTCATGAAGGATTCATCACCTGTCGTCATCTCCAATATCTGCATTTGAACTGCTTCGTGTTCTCTAGACTGCCTAAGTGGATAAAGTCATCGCTTGCTCCAAACCTCTCCTATCTGTATGTACGAGTGCAAGTTGTCAAAGGGCAGGACATAGAAACCCTTGCGAGGTTGCCAGAGCTCCGTAGCCTCACACTGAAATCGTGTGACGAAACCGAAATAGTTAATATAAAGATTCCCTGCACGTCTCAAGATGTTGGCTACTACTTTCGGAAGTTGAGAATCTTGAAAATACACGGTGCACCAATCTGGTTTGATCTGGGTGGCTGTGACTGCCACACTAGTGTAGTAGCACCTGCTACCATGCCAAGTCTTGAATCCCTTGAGTTTAAAGTCTGTGTGCGGCTCTTAAAAGATGCGGCCCTGCATAGTTTTGACAAGTTGCTTGGTTTCGAGAGCCTCGGAAGAACATCGCTCCAAGTAGTCACCGTGACAGTGAACTGTAAAGGTGCTCGTATTTTGGACGTGGATGATGTGGAGGATGCGTTGGAGCGCACGGCCGCCGTCCATCCCAAACGTCCCAATCTTCGAACAACATGGCAGGAAGAAGAAATGCTCTCACCCTACCAAGAG GCACGTATGGATGTCAGCAGAACCCCTGACTTCGTAATGAAGGCATGGAAGTCGGCGGACATCATTGACTCTGGACATATTCGAGCACTGCGTATTCTACAAGATCCAGAAGCATCTTCCACCAAA GTTCTCCGTCTTCTGTATGCAATTAAGGGGAAATGCCTTTTGACACTCAGCTCCAATGCTATTCTTAAGCTGTGGAAATGGGGGCCCAGTGAAAAAAATTCTCGTGGCAAG CCCGCCACATCTGTTCCACCTCTACTATGGCAACCCGAAGAAGGCATTCTAATGAAAAATGACACTACCGAAGCCAACCCAAGGGAAGCAGCTGGCTGCATTGCCCTATGCAAAAATGAGTGGCGTATAATTTCTTCATCAGGTGGTAAAGTCTCACTGTTCAATGCAAATAAATTCAAG GTCATTACCACTTTCATGGCACCTCCACCTTCCACAACTTTCCTTACAGTCCACCCACAAGACGATAACATCATTGCTATTGGAATGGAGGACTCTTCAATTCAAATCTATGATACCAACAATAATGAG GTTCAAAGGGTGCTCATGGGCCATCAGAAAAAAGTAACTGGACTGACATTCTCGCAATCGAAGAATGTGCTTGTATCTTCAGGTGCTGATGCTCAG CTATGTATTTGGAGCACAGACAACTGGGAGAACAAGAAATCAAGATACATCCGACCTCCATCCAGTGGTTCAGCTTTAGTTGGTGATATAATGGTGCAGTTTCACTACAACCAGACACATCTTTTAGTAGTTCATGAGAGCCAGCTGGCGATCTACGACGGGAAGCTTGAATGCCTACACTCG TGGTCCCCAAGAGATGCACTCCCTTCTCCAATTTCAAGAGCAGTATACTCATCTGATGGCCTCATGGTCTATGCTGGATTTTGCGATGGAGCAATTGGAATATTCGAGGCGGAATCTCTTAGGTTACAATGCAGGATTGCACCTTCTGCCTACATACCTTCTTCAGTACCTAG CGGTGATGAAACTGTTTATCCCATGGATGTTGCTGCGAATCCCTGGTATCCTAACCAGATCGCAGTAGGCATGAGCGATGGTGCCATTCATGTGCTGGAGCCATTATTGGAAGATTGA
- the LOC120697467 gene encoding disease resistance protein Pik-2-like isoform X1, producing the protein MELVTGAMGSLLPKLGELLKEEYGLQKGVRKKIQSLSRELEAAHAVLRKIGDVPPEELDELVRLWARDVREASYDMEDIVDTFLVRVDDGTDSADAHRLRRLRKKVGGLFKKSKARRKISCLIQDITQKLEEVAARRGRYTADSIVAKPAAATTIDPRILNLYKRATQLVGMEGPKDELISMLSLGDDVDVPDKKMKIVSVVGFGGLGKTTLAKAVYDHIKLHFERGAFVPVGRNPDVKKVLRDILIDLDKGKYANSDLMVLDEKQLIDELEEFVKEKRCFIVIDDIWDKESWNLIRCALQDSNCGSRVVVTTRISEVAAHADEVYKIQPLSSENSEKLLYERIADGKGKCFDSPSVEACERILKKCGGVPLAIITIASLLASKPWEDWSEVYNSIGFGHGGNDEVENTRKILLFSYYDLPSHLKPCLLYLSIFSEDQGIEIYSLIWKWIAEGFVHEEQAAGIGLYELGERYFNELINRSMIQPVEMYVKGYVEGCRLHDMVFDLVRSLSSQENFVTVLDGDDERLKLPGSIARRLVLQRIKEHSGGQLLANIAVDKVRSFIASECNFSSSASCPRTPVLRVLDMQNCYTAEKIHEGMLERLGSLLHLRYLRLGAPSTSVSNIELPREVRYLKFLQTLDLWEFGINELPEEVGLLTQLVCLRLNLETRVPAGLIGKLTLLQELVWFPTNVDANVARTMQFVKELGMLRELGVLWTQINVTSESMERALLESLGNLHNIRMMHINGSTPQNGNSATSHEGFITCRHLQYLHLNCFVFSRLPKWIKSSLAPNLSYLYVRVQVVKGQDIETLARLPELRSLTLKSCDETEIVNIKIPCTSQDVGYYFRKLRILKIHGAPIWFDLGGCDCHTSVVAPATMPSLESLEFKVCVRLLKDAALHSFDKLLGFESLGRTSLQVVTVTVNCKGARILDVDDVEDALERTAAVHPKRPNLRTTWQEEEMLSPYQEARMDVSRTPDFVMKAWKSADIIDSGHIRALRILQDPEASSTKVLRLLYAIKGKCLLTLSSNAILKLWKWGPSEKNSRGKPATSVPPLLWQPEEGILMKNDTTEANPREAAGCIALCKNEWRIISSSGGKVSLFNANKFKVITTFMAPPPSTTFLTVHPQDDNIIAIGMEDSSIQIYDTNNNEVQRVLMGHQKKVTGLTFSQSKNVLVSSGADAQLCIWSTDNWENKKSRYIRPPSSGSALVGDIMVQFHYNQTHLLVVHESQLAIYDGKLECLHSWSPRDALPSPISRAVYSSDGLMVYAGFCDGAIGIFEAESLRLQCRIAPSAYIPSSVPSGGGIVYPMDVAANPWYPNLITVGMSDGAVHVLEPLED; encoded by the exons ATGGAGCTGGTGACGGGTGCGATGGGGAGCCTGCTTCCCAAGCTGGGGGAGCTGCTCAAGGAGGAGTACGGCCTGCAGAAGGGCGTGAGGAAGAAGATCCAGTCCCTCTCCCGGGAGCTCGAGGCCGCGCACGCCGTCCTCCGCAAGATCGGCGACGTGCCACCGGAGGAGCTCGACGAGCTGGTCAGGCTCTGGGCGCGCGATGTCAGGGAGGCATCCTACGACATGGAGGACATCGTCGACACGTTCCTGGTGCGCGTCGATGACGGCACCGATTCTGCCGACGCACACAGGCTCAGGCGCCTCCGCAAGAAGGTGGGCGGCCTCTTCAAGAAGAGCAAGGCTCGCCGAAAGATCTCTTGCCTGATCCAGGACATCACCCAGAAGCTCGAGGAGGTGGCAGCAAGGCGTGGCAGGTACACGGCTGACAGCATCGTCGCTAAGCCTGCAGCTGCCACGACCATCGATCCTCGAATTCTTAATCTGTACAAACGGGCAACACAGCTTGTTGGCATGGAGGGGCCAAAGGATGAGCTCATAAGCATGCTGTCCCTAGGAGATGATGTTGATGTGCCCGATAAGAAGATGAAGATTGTTTCTGTCGTTGGATTCGGAGGATTGGGCAAGACCACCCTTGCCAAAGCTGTCTACGACCACATTAAACTGCATTTTGAGCGTGGCGCATTTGTTCCAGTGGGTCGAAACCCTGACGTGAAGAAAGTTCTTAGAGACATTCTAATTGATCTTGATAAGGGGAAGTATGCCAATTCAGATTTGATGGTGTTGGATGAAAAGCAGCTAATTGATGAACTTGAGGAGTTCGTCAAGGAAAAGAG GTGCTTCATTGTTATTGATGACATATGGGACAAGGAATCATGGAATTTAATCAGATGTGCACTTCAAGATAGTAATTGTGGAAGTAGAGTAGTGGTGACTACTCGAATTTCTGAAGTGGCTGCACATGCAGACGAAGTTTACAAAATACAACCACTTTCTAGTGAGAACTCTGAAAAATTATTGTATGAAAGAATAGCTGATGGTAAAGGGAAGTGTTTTGATAGTCCATCTGTTGAGGCATGTGAAAGAATTTTAAAGAAATGTGGTGGTGTGCCATTAGCAATCATTACAATAGCCAGTTTGTTAGCCAGTAAACCATGGGAGGACTGGTCTGAGGTCTACAACTCTATTGGTTTTGGGCATGGAGGCAACGATGAggtagaaaatactagaaagaTATTGTTGTTTAGCTATTATGATCTGCCATCACATCTAAAGCCTTGCTTATTATACCTAAGCATATTTTCAGAAGATCAAGGGATAGAGATATATAGTTTGATATGGAAGTGGATAGCTGAAGGTTTCGTCCATGAGGAACAAGCAGCAGGCATCGGATTATATGAGCTCggtgagaggtacttcaatgaGTTGATAAACAGAAGCATGATCCAACCAGTGGAGATGTATGTTAAAGGGTATGTAGAGGGTTGCCGTCTTCACGATATGGTTTTTGATTTGGTCCGTTCATTATCGAGCCAAGAAAATTTTGTCACTGTATTGGACGGTGATGACGAGCGACTGAAACTTCCGGGAAGCATTGCTCGCAGGCTAGTCTTGCAGCGTATCAAAGAGCACAGCGGCGGTCAACTACTAGCTAATATCGCTGTGGATAAAGTCAGATCTTTTATTGCCAGTGAGTGCAATTTTAGCTCGTCAGCATCATGCCCACGCACTCCAGTTTTGCGTGTATTAGATATGCAAAATTGTTATACTGCAGAAAAGATACACGAAGGTATGCTGGAGCGTCTTGGGAGTTTACTTCACCTGAGGTACCTCCGTCTAGGAGCACCATCAACTTCAGTTAGTAATATCGAACTGCCTAGGGAAGTGAGATATCTCAAGTTTCTGCAGACACTGGATTTGTGGGAATTCGGCATAAATGAGCTGCCCGAGGAGGTGGGACTGCTGACACAACTGGTTTGCCTACGTCTTAATTTAGAAACAAGGGTTCCCGCTGGTTTGATCGGTAAATTGACCTTGTTGCAAGAGCTGGTATGGTTTCCTACTAATGTTGATGCTAATGTTGCTAGAACAATGCAGTTTGTGAAGGAGCTGGGCATGCTTAGGGAACTGGGGGTTCTCTGGACTCAGATTAATGTTACGAGCGAGAGCATGGAGAGAGCTTTGCTGGAGTCCCTAGGAAATCTGCACAATATTCGAATGATGCATATTAACGGCTCAACGCCACAAAATGGTAACAGCGCGACGAGTCATGAAGGATTCATCACCTGTCGTCATCTCCAATATCTGCATTTGAACTGCTTCGTGTTCTCTAGACTGCCTAAGTGGATAAAGTCATCGCTTGCTCCAAACCTCTCCTATCTGTATGTACGAGTGCAAGTTGTCAAAGGGCAGGACATAGAAACCCTTGCGAGGTTGCCAGAGCTCCGTAGCCTCACACTGAAATCGTGTGACGAAACCGAAATAGTTAATATAAAGATTCCCTGCACGTCTCAAGATGTTGGCTACTACTTTCGGAAGTTGAGAATCTTGAAAATACACGGTGCACCAATCTGGTTTGATCTGGGTGGCTGTGACTGCCACACTAGTGTAGTAGCACCTGCTACCATGCCAAGTCTTGAATCCCTTGAGTTTAAAGTCTGTGTGCGGCTCTTAAAAGATGCGGCCCTGCATAGTTTTGACAAGTTGCTTGGTTTCGAGAGCCTCGGAAGAACATCGCTCCAAGTAGTCACCGTGACAGTGAACTGTAAAGGTGCTCGTATTTTGGACGTGGATGATGTGGAGGATGCGTTGGAGCGCACGGCCGCCGTCCATCCCAAACGTCCCAATCTTCGAACAACATGGCAGGAAGAAGAAATGCTCTCACCCTACCAAGAG GCACGTATGGATGTCAGCAGAACCCCTGACTTCGTAATGAAGGCATGGAAGTCGGCGGACATCATTGACTCTGGACATATTCGAGCACTGCGTATTCTACAAGATCCAGAAGCATCTTCCACCAAA GTTCTCCGTCTTCTGTATGCAATTAAGGGGAAATGCCTTTTGACACTCAGCTCCAATGCTATTCTTAAGCTGTGGAAATGGGGGCCCAGTGAAAAAAATTCTCGTGGCAAG CCCGCCACATCTGTTCCACCTCTACTATGGCAACCCGAAGAAGGCATTCTAATGAAAAATGACACTACCGAAGCCAACCCAAGGGAAGCAGCTGGCTGCATTGCCCTATGCAAAAATGAGTGGCGTATAATTTCTTCATCAGGTGGTAAAGTCTCACTGTTCAATGCAAATAAATTCAAG GTCATTACCACTTTCATGGCACCTCCACCTTCCACAACTTTCCTTACAGTCCACCCACAAGACGATAACATCATTGCTATTGGAATGGAGGACTCTTCAATTCAAATCTATGATACCAACAATAATGAG GTTCAAAGGGTGCTCATGGGCCATCAGAAAAAAGTAACTGGACTGACATTCTCGCAATCGAAGAATGTGCTTGTATCTTCAGGTGCTGATGCTCAG CTATGTATTTGGAGCACAGACAACTGGGAGAACAAGAAATCAAGATACATCCGACCTCCATCCAGTGGTTCAGCTTTAGTTGGTGATATAATGGTGCAGTTTCACTACAACCAGACACATCTTTTAGTAGTTCATGAGAGCCAGCTGGCGATCTACGACGGGAAGCTTGAATGCCTACACTCG TGGTCCCCAAGAGATGCACTCCCTTCTCCAATTTCAAGAGCAGTATACTCATCTGATGGCCTCATGGTCTATGCTGGATTTTGCGATGGAGCAATTGGAATATTCGAGGCGGAATCTCTTAGGTTACAATGCAGGATTGCACCTTCTGCCTACATACCTTCTTCAGTACCTAG